CGCAGCGCGCCTATGACGCCGCCGTGGTGCCGGTGACCATCCGCTTCGACCGCGAGCATAGGCCGGCCGGGCGGATCCGCGCCGTGACCCTGGTGGTGGACAAGAACCCGGCGCCGGTCGCCGCCGTGTTCCGGTTGGGCGACACCATCGCCGACCCGACGATCGGCACCAGGGTGCGGGTGAACGAATACACCAACATCCACGCCGTGGCCGAGACCGAGGACGGGTCGCTGTTCATGGCCGCCGCGTTCGTCAAGGCGGCCGGCGGCTGTTCCGCCCCCGCGACCAAGACGCCGGACCAGGCCGAGGCCCATCTCGGCGAGATGCGGGCCAAGAACCTCGACGCGGTGCAGATCGGCGCGCCGAGCCGGGTCGAGCTCCTGATCCGCCACCCGAACTACTCCGGCATGCAGATGGACCAGATCAAGCGCACCTACGTGCCGGCGCGCTTCATCGAGACCATCGAGGTCAGCTACGACGGCGCCCGGCTGCTGCAGGTCGAGGGCAACATCTCGCTGAGCGAGAACCCGGTGGTGGAGTTCAGCTTCACCCCGACCGAGACCGGCCGGCTGAGCGCCACGGCCAGGGATTCCGACGGCGCCGTGTTCACGCAGGCCTGGCCGGTGCCGGCGACGATGTGAGCCGGGATGCCGATGCCGGAGACCCATCCAGGAATGGGCAGCCGCGCGCCCACGCCCCCTCTATTGTCATGCCCGGGCTTGACCCGGGCATCCAGAGAGCGTCGACACCTTCTGGATTGCCGGGTCAAGCCCGGCAACGACAGGGAAGGGAAAACGTCTCCCTCCGGAGGATTACCGGTCGGGCAGCCTCTAGAAACACCGGAAATCGGCTTCGATCTGCGCCAGGCGCAGCGTGTCGACCATGGTCTTCAGCATCGTCATCTCGCGGAAGATGCCGGCCTGGTCGCCGGTGGCGAACTGCATGCGCAGCACGGTCTCGGCCTTCTCGTAGTCGGCATAGGGCATGATCGAGGACACCGCGTCGATGCTGCAGGAGCAACGCTGCAGCATCTCCTGCGTCTCACCGTTGCTGGCCATGCAGCCGATCACGTAGTCGGCCACCACCGGGGTCGGATAGTCGTTCGCGCGCGCCGGGCCGGGCGTGGCGAGCAGCGCCGGGGCAAGGAGGGCGAGAACCGCACAGCCCTTCATGG
The Inquilinus sp. Marseille-Q2685 DNA segment above includes these coding regions:
- a CDS encoding quinoprotein dehydrogenase-associated SoxYZ-like carrier, giving the protein MPKHAAALILAALLALAGPARAEDPWPDLKTAIFGDKAVADGSAFMRVEAPQRAYDAAVVPVTIRFDREHRPAGRIRAVTLVVDKNPAPVAAVFRLGDTIADPTIGTRVRVNEYTNIHAVAETEDGSLFMAAAFVKAAGGCSAPATKTPDQAEAHLGEMRAKNLDAVQIGAPSRVELLIRHPNYSGMQMDQIKRTYVPARFIETIEVSYDGARLLQVEGNISLSENPVVEFSFTPTETGRLSATARDSDGAVFTQAWPVPATM